The following proteins are co-located in the Bacteroidota bacterium genome:
- a CDS encoding heme-binding protein, producing MKQEILKKIELDSFNNRIGLEMGLAIVNLAKERNQNVAVQIDRLNHAIFIYVDDNLPADKHNWLRRKANVAKQFEESSLCVKNDLKEGNMTLEKTFGLDEKDFLAKGGSIPIFVKKAGMVATITVSGLHDEEDHKIIIDALKGKYFN from the coding sequence ATGAAACAAGAAATATTAAAAAAAATAGAATTAGATAGCTTCAATAATAGGATTGGACTTGAAATGGGGTTAGCCATTGTGAATTTGGCTAAAGAACGAAATCAAAATGTAGCAGTTCAAATTGATAGATTAAATCATGCAATTTTCATCTACGTTGACGACAACCTGCCCGCTGACAAACACAATTGGCTTAGACGAAAAGCAAATGTTGCTAAACAATTTGAAGAAAGTTCATTATGTGTGAAAAATGATTTGAAGGAAGGTAATATGACATTGGAAAAAACCTTTGGACTGGATGAGAAAGATTTTCTTGCAAAAGGCGGTTCTATTCCAATATTTGTAAAAAAAGCAGGAATGGTTGCGACAATCACTGTATCTGGGCTTCACGATGAAGAAGACCATAAAATAATTATTGACGCATTAAAAGGAAAATATTTTAATTAA